In the Dioscorea cayenensis subsp. rotundata cultivar TDr96_F1 chromosome 12, TDr96_F1_v2_PseudoChromosome.rev07_lg8_w22 25.fasta, whole genome shotgun sequence genome, one interval contains:
- the LOC120273132 gene encoding uncharacterized protein LOC120273132: MVIEGIVLGHKISGDAIEIDKAKLDTIEKLPSPTSAKDVQSFLGWEILEHNHSGTVGGHFSVNRTTEKILEAALALPTNDARVVVKFLKKLFSWFGTPRAIINDMGTPFCNTQFEKVMKKYGVEVKNCELKRILEKTIHHNWCDWLERLDDVLWAYRTSYKTSTGHTPYLLVYGKACHLSAELEHQAYWVIKLLNLDMKNVQKKWKYQLNELEEHRLNAYENTLLYKEKMRRIHDDHLRKEKQFQVAKQVLLFNSRLKLFPGKLMSH, translated from the exons atgGTAATTGAAGGGATTGTGCTAGGCCACAAAATCTCTGGTGATGCGATTGAAATTGACAAGGCCAAGCTAGACACAATTGAGAAACTTCCTTCACCCACTTCTGCAAAAGATGTTCAAAGTTTCCTAG GGTGGGAAATTTTGGAGCACAATCATTCTGGAACAGTAGGTGGTCATTTTAGTGTAAATCGCACTACTGAGAAGATATTAGAAGCTG CACTGGCACTTCCCACAAATGATGCAAGAGTGGTAGttaagtttttgaagaagttgtTCTCTTGGTTTGGCACTCCTAGAGCAATCATCAATGACATGGGTACTCCCTTTTGCAACACTCAGTTTGAAAAAGTGATGAAGAAATATGGG GTTGAAGTTAAAAATTGTGAGCTAAAGAGAATTCTCGAAAAGACAATACATCATAACTGGTGTGATTGGTTAGAACGATTGGATGATGTTCTCTGGGCTTACAGAACATCATATAAAACGTCCACCGGACATACACCATATCTTTTGGTTTATGGCAAAGCGTGTCATCTATCTGCCGAGCTTGAGCATCAAGCATATTGGGTAATTAAATTGTTGAATTTGGATATGAAGAATGTACAGAAAAAATGGAAGTACCAGTTGAATGAATTAGAGGAGCACAGATTGAATGCATATGAGAATACACTCTTGTAcaaagagaaaatgagaagaatTCATGATGATCACCTCAGGAAAGAGAAACAATTTCAAGTTGCGAAGCAAGTTCTCCTTTTTAACTCAAGGTTGAAGCTTTTCCCTGGAAAACTCATGT